Proteins encoded by one window of Pseudorca crassidens isolate mPseCra1 chromosome 3, mPseCra1.hap1, whole genome shotgun sequence:
- the LOC137220812 gene encoding F-box/LRR-repeat protein 21: protein MKRNNLSVGNKVVQSSPAVKQPKLGFYSSLNQTHTYTVLLDWASLPHYVVLRIFQYLPLMDRARASSVCRRWNEVFHIPDLWRKFEFELNKSATSYFNSTHPDLIQQIIKKHAAHLQYVSFKVDSSTESAEAACDILSQLVNCSIQTLGLISTAKPSFMNVSKSHFVSALTVVFVNSKSLSSIKIEDTPVDDPSLKILVANNSDTLRRLKMSSCPHVSSDGILCVADHCQGLRELALNYYMLSDELLLALSSETHVNLEHLRIDVVSENPGQIKFLSIKKQSWDVLIKHSPGVNVVMYFFLYEEELETFFKEETPVTHLYFGRSISKAVLGRIGFNCPRLIELVVCANGLQALDNELICIAEHCKNLTALGLSQCEVSCSAFIEFVRLCGRRLTQLSIMEEVLIPDDDYSLDEIHAEVSKYLGRVWFPDVMPLW, encoded by the exons ATGAAGAGGAACAATTTATCTGTTGGGAATAAAGTTGTCCAGTCTTCACCAGCAGTGAAACAGCCTAAACTTGGGTTCTACTCTTCTCTCAACCAGACTCATACATACACTGTCCTTCTAGACTGGGCGAGTTTGCCTCACTATGTAGTGTTACGCATTTTTCAGTATCTTCCTTTAATGGATCGGGCCCGGGCATCTTCTGTATGTAGGAGATGGAATGAAGTTTTTCATATTCCTGACCTTTGGAGAAAGTTTGAGTTTGAACTGAACAAGTCAGCTACTTCATATTTTAACTCCACTCATCCTGATCTCATTCAGCAGATCATTAAAAAGCATGCTGCCCATCTCCAGTATGTCAGCTTTAAg GTTGATAGTAGTACTGAATCAGCAGAAGCTGCCTGTGACATACTTTCTCAGCTGGTAAATTGTTCTATACAGACTTTGGGCTTGATTTCAACGGCCAAGCCAAGTTTTATGAATGTGTCAAAG TCTCATTTTGTGTCAGCACTTACAGTTGTTTTTGTCAACTCAAAATCATTATCATCAATCAAAATTGAAGACACACCAGTGGATGATCCTTCTTTGAAGATTCTTGTGGCCAATAATAGTGATACTCTAAGACGCCTCAAAATGAGTAGCTGTCCTCATGTTTCATCTGATG GAATCCTTTGTGTAGCTGACCATTGTCAAGGTCTTAGAGAACTGGCATTAAATTATTACATGCTAAGTGATGAACTTCTCCTGGCACTTTCAAGTGAGACCCATGTTAACCTTGAGCATCTTCGAATAGATGTTGTGAGTGAAAATCCTGGACAAATCAAatttctttctattaaaaaacaaagttgggATGTACTCATTAAGCACTCCCCTGGAGTTAATGTTGTTATGTACTTCTTTTTATATGAAGAGGAATTGGAGAcgttcttcaaagaagaaacccCTGTTACTCACCTTTATTTTGGTCGTTCCATAAGCAAAGCAGTTCTAGGACGGATAGGTTTTAACTGTCCACGATTAATAGAGTTAGTAGTATGTGCTAATGGTCTTCAGGCTCTTGATAATGAACTTATTTGTATTGCTGAACACTGTAAAAACTTAACAGCCTTGGGCCTCAGTCAATGTGAAGTTAGCTGCAGTGCATTCATTGAGTTTGTAAGACTATGTGGGAGAAGGCTAACCCAGCTCTCTATCATGGAGGAAGTTTTGATCCCTGATGATGATTATAGCCTAGATGAAATTCATGCTGAAGTCTCCAAATACCTGGGAAGAGTATGGTTCCCTGATGTCATGCCTCTCTGGTAA